DNA sequence from the Treponema sp. OMZ 838 genome:
AATCCGCAGCGTCATTAAAGTACCTAAGATTGGCAATATCGCCGGTTCATATATACTTGAAGGTACGGTAAAACGGAGCAGTACGGTTCACCTTATCCGCGACGGCATTGTGGTGTTCTCCGGTAAGCTTGCGTCCTTGCGCCGATTTAAGGATGATGTCAAGGAAGTGGCTGCAGGTTACGAATGCGGTATTGCGCTCGAGAACTTCAACGATATAAAGGTCGGCGACCAGCTGGAGATTATCGAAACCGTCGAGGTTGCCCGTAAGCTGACTGATACACAGCATTATGAAGCCCCCGAAGCTCATACCGGTAACGGAGAAGCAGCTGAATGAGTGAGTTCCGTTTGGATAAACTCGCGGAGCAAATCCGCGAGGAAATTTCTCAGTTGATTTTTTCAGGGAAGATAAAAGATCCGCGCGTTTCCAACTTTCTTTCGATAAACAGAGTAGAAGTGTCCGGCGACCTTGCGTACGCAAAGGTGTATGTTTCCAGCTTTATGGATACGCATAAGACAAAGCAGGGCGTTCGGGGTTTGGAAAACGCGGCGGGATTTATCCGCACAAGCTTGGCAAAAAAGCTGCATATCCATCAGTGTCCTCAGTTTACCTTTATCTATGACGAAAGTATCGAAGAGGGCTTTAATATGGTGAAAAAACTTGAAGCCTTAGAAGCCGCCTCGGATTCCGGGAACAATGCCCAAAAGTGAACCCCAATTTATTATCCCTTTTGCAAAACCGTCCGGTATAACCAGCTTTACCTCTCTTTGGCAGGTAAAACATGCGCTCGGTACTAAAAAAGTGGGGCATACCGGTACGCTCGACAGCTTTGCTGACGGTTTACTTGTATTGCTTTCCGGGAAACTGACCAAACTTGTACCGTATATCACGGATTTTGATAAAACCTATCGCGTGCTGTTCTATTTCGGGAAGGAAACCGATACGCTCGATCCCGAAGGCACCGTCATCGCCGAAAAGCCGCTTCCGGTGTATGCCGACTTCGTTGCGGCGATCAAGCAGCTGACCGGAACCATC
Encoded proteins:
- the rbfA gene encoding 30S ribosome-binding factor RbfA, producing the protein MSEFRLDKLAEQIREEISQLIFSGKIKDPRVSNFLSINRVEVSGDLAYAKVYVSSFMDTHKTKQGVRGLENAAGFIRTSLAKKLHIHQCPQFTFIYDESIEEGFNMVKKLEALEAASDSGNNAQK